One genomic segment of Ricinus communis isolate WT05 ecotype wild-type chromosome 5, ASM1957865v1, whole genome shotgun sequence includes these proteins:
- the LOC8258343 gene encoding NAC domain-containing protein 37 isoform X2 — MMEPMESCVPPGFRFHPTDEELVGYYLRKKVASQKIDLDVIRDIDLYRIEPWDLQDRCGIGYEEQNEWYFFSHKDKKYPTGTRTNRATMAGFWKATGRDKAVYDKTKLIGMRKTLVFYKGRAPNGQKTDWIMHEYRLESDENGPPQEEGWVVCRAFKKRTTGQNKSIEGWDSSYFYDESSVVSSVVDPIDYISRQPQNFLAQNFLCKQEIEADNLSFMHADSFVQLPQLESPSLPLLKRPSSLSLISEINNNNNNEKDEQARGCSSNNNNNINNKRVTDWRALDKFVASQLSQEDRYDGDAASSFGVAENNTDMQLLLLQSGRDEEGNKFNGFLSSSSDCDIGICIFEK, encoded by the exons ATGATGGAGCCAATGGAATCGTGTGTCCCACCTGGATTTAGGTTTCATCCAACGGACGAGGAACTTGTTGGGTATTATCTAAGAAAAAAGGTTGCATCTCAAAAGATTGATCTTGATGTTATTAGAGATATTGATCTTTACAGGATTGAGCCATGGGATCTACAAG ATAGATGCGGGATCGGATATGAAGAGCAGAACGAGTGGTATTTCTTTAGCCATAAAGACAAAAAGTACCCAACTGGGACGAGGACTAATCGAGCTACAATGGCTGGATTTTGGAAGGCGACAGGAAGAGATAAAGCAGTGTATGACAAGACAAAACTCATTGGCATGAGGAAAACCCTTGTCTTCTACAAAGGAAGAGCTCCAAATGGGCAGAAAACTGACTGGATTATGCATGAATACAGGCTCGAATCCGACGAAAATGGTCCTCCTCAG GAAGAAGGATGGGTAGTTTGCCGCGCATTCAAGAAGCGAACTACTGGGCAAAACAAGAGCATTGAAGGGTGGGACTCGAGCTATTTCTATGACGAATCAAGTGTTGTTAGCTCAGTTGTGGATCCAATTGATTATATATCAAGACAGCCTCAGAATTTCTTGGCACAGAATTTCTTGTGTAAGCAAGAGATAGAAGCAGATAACTTAAGTTTCATGCATGCTGATAGTTTTGTACAGCTTCCTCAGTTAGAGAGCCCATCTCTGCCATTACTGAAGAGGCCAAGCTCATTATCTTTGATATCGGagattaacaataataataataatgaaaaagacGAGCAAGCTAGAGGGTGCAGcagcaacaacaacaacaacatcaACAACAAGAGAGTTACTGATTGGAGAGCTCTTGACAAATTTGTTGCCTCTCAGTTGAGTCAAGAAGATAGATATGATGGTGATGCAGCTTCAAGCTTTGGGGTAGCAGAAAATAATACAGACATGCAACTGCTGTTATTGCAGAGTGGTAGAGATGAAGAAGGGAACAAGTTTAATGGATTCTTAAGTTCAAGCTCTGATTGTGACATTGGAATTTGCatatttgagaaatga
- the LOC8286664 gene encoding polyprenol reductase 2 isoform X2, producing the protein MEIHLDWLLRLAWIAGTLPILLASLPSSSLNSFHQLLLGFAKRGKIMQLSSSSSSFHKFTVPQRFFLHFYLLGVVWTTFLLIVTWHYAYKMTLLGSGSLIYSVASAHMAGGSRMLPFYKSGFSNTELNYRVWLSVFMLLLMEMHVLRRLYETVYVLKYSPSARMHVFGYLTGLFFYTAAPLSLCHFCIFEALNVAEYRAIEMNVKNEEISPIDFDWWGYMTPILQLGWCQWAGAAIFACGWVHQQRCHAILGSLRKQRRQVDEYLIPHGDWFEMVSSPHYLAEMIIYLGLLVASGGNDLTIWLLNLFVVANLAFAAAETQRWYLQKFEDYPRNRRAILPFVY; encoded by the exons ATGGAGATTCATCTCGATTGGCTTCTTCGATTAGCGTGGATTGCTGGAACTTTACCCATATTACTTGCTTCactcccttcttcttctttgaacTCTTTCCATCAACTTCTTCTAGGATTTGCTAAGAGAGGCAAGATTATGCaactatcatcatcatcatcatcattccAT AAGTTCACAGTTCCACAGAGATTCTTCCTTCACTTTTACTTGTTGGGTGTGGTGTGGACTACCTTTTTGCTGATCGTAACTTGGCATTATGCTTATAAGATGACTTTATTGGGTTCTGGCTCATTAATTTACTCGGTTGCTTCTGCTCACATGGCTGGAGGTTCACGAATGCTTCCCTTTTATAAGTCTGGTTTTTCCAATACCGAGCTTAATTACAGAGTTTGGCTGTCTGTGTTCATGCTTCTGTTGATGGAGATGCATGTTTTAAGGCGCCTTTATGAGACAGTTTATGTCCTTAAGTACAGTCCTTCTGCTCGAATGCACGTTTTTGGTTATCTAACAGGACTTTT CTTCTATACAGCAGCGCCTTTATCACTTTGCCACTTCTGTATATTTGAGGCTCTTAACGTTGCAGAATATCGAGCAATTGAGATGAATGTAAAAAACGAAGAGATTTCACCTATTGACTTTGATTGGTGGGGATACATGACGCCTATCTTACAGCTTGGTTGGTGTCAATGGGCTGGTGCTGCTATATTTGCTTGCGGGTGGGTGCATCAGCAACGATGTCATGCAATCTTG GGCTCTCTGCGAAAACAAAGAAGACAAGTAGATGAATATCTAATTCCTCACGGTGATTGGTTTGAAATGGTTTCAAGTCCACACTACTTGGCTGAGATG ATAATATATTTAGGTTTGTTGGTTGCAAGTGGAGGCAACGACCTCACGATATGGCTACTTAATCTATTTGTG GTAGCTAATCTTGCCTTTGCAGCAGCAGAGACACAAAGGTGGTACCTACAAAAGTTTGAGGACTATCCGCGTAACCGGCGTGCCATTCTTCCATTTGTTTATTAG
- the LOC8286662 gene encoding probable LRR receptor-like serine/threonine-protein kinase At4g36180: MAVLMCFYLSINLLILCSSAQTQRSPENLAEIESLMSFKLNLDDPLGALNGWDSSTPSAPCDWRGVFCTKNRVTELRLPNLQLGGRLSDHLSNLQMLSKLSLRSNSFNGTIPSSLSKCTLLRALFLQYNSLSGNLPPDMSNLTQLQVLNVAQNHLSGQISSNNLPPNLVYMDLSSNSFISALPESISNMSQLQLINLSYNQFSGPIPASFGHLQYLQFLWLDYNHLVGTLPSAIVNCSSLVHLSANGNALGGVIPAAIGALPHLQVLSLSENNLSGSVPLSIFCNVSVYPPSLRIVQLGFNGFSEIVGPESGGDCFSVLQVLDLSKNQIHGGFPVWLTKVASLTMLDFSGNLFSGEIPAEIGDMSRLEQLWMANNSFSGALPVEMKQCSSLRVLDLERNRFSGEIPAFLSDIRALKELSLGGNQFFGSVPATFRSFTQLETLSLHDNGLNGSLPEELITMSNLTTLDVSGNKFSGEIPANIGNLSRIMSLNLSRNVFSGKIPSSLGNLLRLTTLDLSKQNLSGQVPSELSGLPNLQVIALQENRLSGDIREGFSSLMGLRYLNLSSNGLSGQIPPTYGFLRSLVVLSLSNNHISGVIPPELGNCSDLEILELQSNYVTGHIPADLSHLSHLKVLNLGKNNLSGDIPEEISQCSSLTSLLLDTNHLSGSIPDSLSNLSNLSSLDLSTNNLSGEIPANLTRIASLAYLNVSGNNLEGEIPFLLGSRFNDPSAFAGNAELCGKPLNRKCVDLAERDRRKRLILLIVIAASGACLLTLCCCFYVFSLLRWRKRLKQRAAAGEKKRSPARASSAASGGRGSTDNGGPKLIMFNNKITLAETIEATRQFDEENVLSRTRYGLVFKACYNDGMVLSIRRLPDGSMDENMFRKEAEFLSKVKHRNLTVLRGYYAGPPDMRLLVYDYMPNGNLATLLQEASHQDGHVLNWPMRHLIALGIARGLAFLHTSNMVHGDIKPQNVLFDADFEAHLSDFGLEHLTTAATTAEASSSTTVGTLGYVSPEVILTGEVTKESDVYSFGIVLLELLTGKRPVMFTEDEDIVKWVKKQLQRGQITELLEPGLLELDPESSEWEEFLLGVKVGLLCTAPDPLDRPTMSDIVFMLEGCRVATDIPSSADPTSQPSPAQQPETF; encoded by the coding sequence ATGGCTGTTTTGATGTGTTTTTATCTCTCCATTAACTTGCTGATTCTATGTTCATCTGCTCAAACCCAACGCAGCCCTGAGAATCTTGCAGAAATCGAATCTTTAATGTCATTCAAGCTTAATCTTGACGACCCACTTGGTGCTTTAAATGGATGGGACTCTTCAACACCTTCAGCTCCATGTGACTGGCGTGGAGTTTTTTGTACTAAAAACCGAGTCACTGAACTTCGTCTTCCTAATCTTCAACTCGGTGGCAGACTCAGTGACCATTTATCTAACTTACAAATGTTAAGTAAGTTAAGTCTAAGATCGAACTCTTTTAATGGAACAATCCCTTCTTCTCTTTCAAAATGTACCCTTTTACGTGCTCTGTTCTTGCAGTATAACTCACTCTCTGGTAATCTTCCACCAGATATGAGTAACCTCACGCAACTTCAGGTGCTTAATGTAGCTCAAAATCATCTTTCTGGTCAAATCTCTAGTAATAATCTTCCTCCAAACTTGGTGTATATGGATCTTTCTTCAAACTCATTTATAAGTGCACTTCCAGAGAGCATTTCAAACATGTCTCAACTTCAACTTATCAATCTTTCATATAATCAGTTCTCTGGTCCTATTCCAGCCAGCTTTGGCCATCTTCAGTATCTCCAGTTTCTTTGGTTGGATTATAATCATTTAGTTGGTACTTTACCTTCTGCAATTGTTAATTGCTCTTCACTTGTGCATTTGAGTGCTAATGGTAATGCACTTGGAGGTGTTATTCCTGCTGCAATAGGAGCACTTCCTCACCTACAAGTCCTTTCTCTCTCTGAGAATAACCTATCTGGCTCTGTCCCTTTGTCCATTTTCTGCAATGTCTCTGTTTATCCGCCTTCGTTGCGGATCGTGCAGCTTGGATTTAATGGGTTCAGTGAGATTGTTGGTCCTGAATCAGGAGGAGATTGTTTTAGTGTTTTGCAGGTTTTGGATCTTTCAAAGAATCAAATTCATGGTGGGTTTCCTGTATGGTTAACGAAAGTTGCTTCTTTGACAATGTTGGATTTTTCAGGGAATTTATTTTCCGGTGAGATTCCGGCAGAGATTGGAGACATGTCGAGGTTAGAACAACTATGGATGGCTAACAACTCCTTCAGTGGTGCACTGCCGGTGGAGATGAAACAATGTAGCTCATTGCGAGTTCTTGATCTTGAAAGAAACAGATTTTCAGGTGAAATCCCTGCATTCTTGAGCGATATAAGAGCTTTAAAAGAGTTATCTTTGGGTGGGAATCAATTCTTTGGTTCAGTTCCAGCAACTTTTCGGAGTTTTACCCAGCTGGAAACTTTGAGTTTACATGATAATGGTTTGAACGGAAGCTTGCCAGAGGAGCTTATTACTATGAGCAACTTGACTACATTGGACGTTAGTGGGAACAAGTTTTCTGGTGAAATTCCTGCAAATATTGGGAATTTGAGTAGGATAATGTCATTGAATTTGAGTAGAAATGTTTTCTCAGGAAAGATTCCATCTAGTTTGGGAAATCTGTTGAGGCTAACGACTCTTGATTTGAGCAAACAGAATTTATCAGGTCAGGTGCCATCTGAACTTTCTGGCTTGCCAAATCTTCAAGTCATTGCTTTGCAAGAAAACAGGTTATCAGGTGATATTCGCGAAGGGTTCAGTAGTTTGATGGGTCTGCGATATTTGAACCTAAGTTCCAATGGCTTATCTGGTCAGATACCTCCAACTTATGGTTTTCTCAGGTCACTGGTTGTTCTTTCATTGTCCAATAATCACATCTCTGGAGTGATTCCACCAGAGCTTGGTAATTGCTCTGATCTTGAAATCCTTGAGTTGCAATCGAATTATGTTACTGGTCATATTCCTGCTGACCTCTCTCATCTTTCGCATCTGAAAGTGCTTAATTTGGGAAAGAACAATTTATCGGGTGACATCCCAGAGGAGATCTCTCAATGCTCATCCTTAACTTCATTGTTACTTGATACTAATCACCTATCAGGCAGCATTCCAGATTCATTGTCCAATTTATCCAACCTATCATCTCTTGATCTTTCCACTAATAACTTGAGTGGGGAGATTCCAGCTAATCTTACACGAATTGCTAGCTTGGCGTACTTGAATGTCTCGGGCAATAATCTTGAAGGTGAGATTCCATTTTTGCTGGGGTCTAGATTTAACGATCCATCGGCATTTGCGGGTAATGCAGAGCTTTGTGGAAAGCCATTGAACAGGAAATGTGTGGATTTAGCCGAGAGGGATAGAAGGAAAAGGTTGATTTTGTTGATTGTTATAGCTGCAAGTGGAGCTTGTCTCTTGACACTCTGTTGTTGCTTCTACGTTTTCAGTCTCTTGAGATGGCGAAAGAGGCTGAAACAAAGGGCAGCAGCAGGGGAGAAGAAACGCAGCCCAGCAAGGGCTAGCTCAGCGGCAAGTGGAGGTCGCGGCAGTACAGATAATGGAGGGCCAAAGCTTATCATGTTTAATAACAAGATCACACTCGCAGAAACAATCGAAGCAACCAGGCAATTCGACGAAGAGAATGTGCTAAGCAGAACCCGGTATGGACTAGTTTTCAAAGCTTGCTACAATGATGGAATGGTACTCTCAATACGAAGACTACCCGATGGATCAATGGACGAAAACATGTTTAGAAAAGAAGCTGAATTTCTAAGCAAGGTGAAGCACAGAAACCTCACAGTACTTCGCGGATACTACGCTGGACCACCAGATATGAGACTCCTAGTGTATGACTACATGCCAAATGGAAACCTTGCAACTCTACTCCAAGAAGCATCGCACCAAGATGGTCATGTCCTAAATTGGCCAATGCGACACTTAATAGCGCTAGGAATCGCTCGAGGACTAGCATTTCTACACACATCAAACATGGTTCACGGCGATATCAAGCCACAGAACGTTCTCTTTGATGCAGATTTCGAAGCCCATCTGTCCGATTTCGGTCTAGAGCATTTGACAACAGCAGCAACAACGGCAGAAGCATCAAGTTCAACAACAGTTGGAACCTTGGGCTACGTATCACCAGAGGTAATACTAACAGGAGAAGTTACAAAAGAATCAGACGTCTACAGCTTTGGGATAGTACTGCTCGAACTATTGACAGGGAAAAGACCAGTGATGTTCACAGAAGATGAAGATATAGTGAAGTGGGTCAAGAAACAGCTACAAAGAGGCCAAATAACAGAATTGTTAGAGCCAGGGTTACTTGAGCTGGATCCTGAATCCTCAGAATGGGAagaattcttacttggagttAAAGTTGGGTTACTCTGCACGGCACCGGACCCGCTTGATCGACCAACAATGTCTGATATTGTTTTCATGCTTGAAGGTTGCCGTGTTGCTACCGATATCCCCTCTTCAGCTGATCCTACTTCTCAGCCTTCTCCGGCACAACAACCCGAAACCTTTTGA
- the LOC8286664 gene encoding polyprenol reductase 2 isoform X1, producing MVHSIAIAAIMEIHLDWLLRLAWIAGTLPILLASLPSSSLNSFHQLLLGFAKRGKIMQLSSSSSSFHKFTVPQRFFLHFYLLGVVWTTFLLIVTWHYAYKMTLLGSGSLIYSVASAHMAGGSRMLPFYKSGFSNTELNYRVWLSVFMLLLMEMHVLRRLYETVYVLKYSPSARMHVFGYLTGLFFYTAAPLSLCHFCIFEALNVAEYRAIEMNVKNEEISPIDFDWWGYMTPILQLGWCQWAGAAIFACGWVHQQRCHAILGSLRKQRRQVDEYLIPHGDWFEMVSSPHYLAEMIIYLGLLVASGGNDLTIWLLNLFVVANLAFAAAETQRWYLQKFEDYPRNRRAILPFVY from the exons ATG GTGCATAGCATAGCGATAGCAGCAATAATGGAGATTCATCTCGATTGGCTTCTTCGATTAGCGTGGATTGCTGGAACTTTACCCATATTACTTGCTTCactcccttcttcttctttgaacTCTTTCCATCAACTTCTTCTAGGATTTGCTAAGAGAGGCAAGATTATGCaactatcatcatcatcatcatcattccAT AAGTTCACAGTTCCACAGAGATTCTTCCTTCACTTTTACTTGTTGGGTGTGGTGTGGACTACCTTTTTGCTGATCGTAACTTGGCATTATGCTTATAAGATGACTTTATTGGGTTCTGGCTCATTAATTTACTCGGTTGCTTCTGCTCACATGGCTGGAGGTTCACGAATGCTTCCCTTTTATAAGTCTGGTTTTTCCAATACCGAGCTTAATTACAGAGTTTGGCTGTCTGTGTTCATGCTTCTGTTGATGGAGATGCATGTTTTAAGGCGCCTTTATGAGACAGTTTATGTCCTTAAGTACAGTCCTTCTGCTCGAATGCACGTTTTTGGTTATCTAACAGGACTTTT CTTCTATACAGCAGCGCCTTTATCACTTTGCCACTTCTGTATATTTGAGGCTCTTAACGTTGCAGAATATCGAGCAATTGAGATGAATGTAAAAAACGAAGAGATTTCACCTATTGACTTTGATTGGTGGGGATACATGACGCCTATCTTACAGCTTGGTTGGTGTCAATGGGCTGGTGCTGCTATATTTGCTTGCGGGTGGGTGCATCAGCAACGATGTCATGCAATCTTG GGCTCTCTGCGAAAACAAAGAAGACAAGTAGATGAATATCTAATTCCTCACGGTGATTGGTTTGAAATGGTTTCAAGTCCACACTACTTGGCTGAGATG ATAATATATTTAGGTTTGTTGGTTGCAAGTGGAGGCAACGACCTCACGATATGGCTACTTAATCTATTTGTG GTAGCTAATCTTGCCTTTGCAGCAGCAGAGACACAAAGGTGGTACCTACAAAAGTTTGAGGACTATCCGCGTAACCGGCGTGCCATTCTTCCATTTGTTTATTAG
- the LOC8258343 gene encoding NAC domain-containing protein 37 isoform X1, producing MEILDKETRCSGPVSGMRHRVCKCLKIPAVMMEPMESCVPPGFRFHPTDEELVGYYLRKKVASQKIDLDVIRDIDLYRIEPWDLQDRCGIGYEEQNEWYFFSHKDKKYPTGTRTNRATMAGFWKATGRDKAVYDKTKLIGMRKTLVFYKGRAPNGQKTDWIMHEYRLESDENGPPQEEGWVVCRAFKKRTTGQNKSIEGWDSSYFYDESSVVSSVVDPIDYISRQPQNFLAQNFLCKQEIEADNLSFMHADSFVQLPQLESPSLPLLKRPSSLSLISEINNNNNNEKDEQARGCSSNNNNNINNKRVTDWRALDKFVASQLSQEDRYDGDAASSFGVAENNTDMQLLLLQSGRDEEGNKFNGFLSSSSDCDIGICIFEK from the exons ATGGAAATTCTCGACAAAGAGACAAGATGTTCAGGACCCGTTTCAGGAATGAGACATAGAGTCTGCAAATGCCTTAAGa TACCAGCTGTTATGATGGAGCCAATGGAATCGTGTGTCCCACCTGGATTTAGGTTTCATCCAACGGACGAGGAACTTGTTGGGTATTATCTAAGAAAAAAGGTTGCATCTCAAAAGATTGATCTTGATGTTATTAGAGATATTGATCTTTACAGGATTGAGCCATGGGATCTACAAG ATAGATGCGGGATCGGATATGAAGAGCAGAACGAGTGGTATTTCTTTAGCCATAAAGACAAAAAGTACCCAACTGGGACGAGGACTAATCGAGCTACAATGGCTGGATTTTGGAAGGCGACAGGAAGAGATAAAGCAGTGTATGACAAGACAAAACTCATTGGCATGAGGAAAACCCTTGTCTTCTACAAAGGAAGAGCTCCAAATGGGCAGAAAACTGACTGGATTATGCATGAATACAGGCTCGAATCCGACGAAAATGGTCCTCCTCAG GAAGAAGGATGGGTAGTTTGCCGCGCATTCAAGAAGCGAACTACTGGGCAAAACAAGAGCATTGAAGGGTGGGACTCGAGCTATTTCTATGACGAATCAAGTGTTGTTAGCTCAGTTGTGGATCCAATTGATTATATATCAAGACAGCCTCAGAATTTCTTGGCACAGAATTTCTTGTGTAAGCAAGAGATAGAAGCAGATAACTTAAGTTTCATGCATGCTGATAGTTTTGTACAGCTTCCTCAGTTAGAGAGCCCATCTCTGCCATTACTGAAGAGGCCAAGCTCATTATCTTTGATATCGGagattaacaataataataataatgaaaaagacGAGCAAGCTAGAGGGTGCAGcagcaacaacaacaacaacatcaACAACAAGAGAGTTACTGATTGGAGAGCTCTTGACAAATTTGTTGCCTCTCAGTTGAGTCAAGAAGATAGATATGATGGTGATGCAGCTTCAAGCTTTGGGGTAGCAGAAAATAATACAGACATGCAACTGCTGTTATTGCAGAGTGGTAGAGATGAAGAAGGGAACAAGTTTAATGGATTCTTAAGTTCAAGCTCTGATTGTGACATTGGAATTTGCatatttgagaaatga
- the LOC8286663 gene encoding V-type proton ATPase subunit c4 — protein MSSGFSGDETAPFFGFLGAAAALVFSCMGAAYGTAKSGVGVASMGVMRPELVMKSIVPVVMAGVLGIYGLIIAVIISTGINPKAKSYYLFDGYAHLSSGLACGLAGLSAGMAIGIVGDAGVRANAQQPKLFVGMILILIFAEALALYGLIVGIILSSRAGQSRAE, from the exons ATGTCAAGTGGATTCAGCGGCGATGAAACGGCACCGTTCTTTGGTTTCCTCGGTGCTGCTGCTGCTCTCGTTTTCTCCT GCATGGGAGCTGCGTACGGAACAGCGAAGAGCGGTGTAGGAGTAGCGTCAATGGGAGTAATGAGACCGGAATTAGTAATGAAATCGATAGTACCAGTAGTTATGGCAGGAGTGCTTGGTATTTATGGTTTGATTATTGCTGTTATTATTAGTACTGGTATTAACCCTAAAGCCAAATCTTATTACCTTTTCGATGGTTATGCGCATCTTTCTTCTGGTCTTGCTTGTGGCCTTGCCGGACTTTCTGCTGGTATGGCTATCGGTATTGTTGGCGATGCTGGCGTTAg AGCTAATGCACAGCAGCCAAAGCTTTTTGTTGGAATGATTCTCATTCTCATCTTTGCTGAGGCACTGGCTCTCTATGGACTCATTGTTGGCATCATCCTTTCTTCTCGTGCTGGTCAATCTAGAGCTGAGTAG
- the LOC8286664 gene encoding polyprenol reductase 2 isoform X3, giving the protein MVHSIAIAAIMEIHLDWLLRLAWIAGTLPILLASLPSSSLNSFHQLLLGFAKRGKIMQLSSSSSSFHKFTVPQRFFLHFYLLGVVWTTFLLIVTWHYAYKMTLLGSGSLIYSVASAHMAGGSRMLPFYKSGFSNTELNYRVWLSVFMLLLMEMHVLRRLYETVYVLKYSPSARMHVFGYLTGLFFYTAAPLSLCHFCIFEALNVAEYRAIEMNVKNEEISPIDFDWWGYMTPILQLGWCQWAGAAIFACGWVHQQRCHAILKIFCVFLQMIRIECNQRNICALPDR; this is encoded by the exons ATG GTGCATAGCATAGCGATAGCAGCAATAATGGAGATTCATCTCGATTGGCTTCTTCGATTAGCGTGGATTGCTGGAACTTTACCCATATTACTTGCTTCactcccttcttcttctttgaacTCTTTCCATCAACTTCTTCTAGGATTTGCTAAGAGAGGCAAGATTATGCaactatcatcatcatcatcatcattccAT AAGTTCACAGTTCCACAGAGATTCTTCCTTCACTTTTACTTGTTGGGTGTGGTGTGGACTACCTTTTTGCTGATCGTAACTTGGCATTATGCTTATAAGATGACTTTATTGGGTTCTGGCTCATTAATTTACTCGGTTGCTTCTGCTCACATGGCTGGAGGTTCACGAATGCTTCCCTTTTATAAGTCTGGTTTTTCCAATACCGAGCTTAATTACAGAGTTTGGCTGTCTGTGTTCATGCTTCTGTTGATGGAGATGCATGTTTTAAGGCGCCTTTATGAGACAGTTTATGTCCTTAAGTACAGTCCTTCTGCTCGAATGCACGTTTTTGGTTATCTAACAGGACTTTT CTTCTATACAGCAGCGCCTTTATCACTTTGCCACTTCTGTATATTTGAGGCTCTTAACGTTGCAGAATATCGAGCAATTGAGATGAATGTAAAAAACGAAGAGATTTCACCTATTGACTTTGATTGGTGGGGATACATGACGCCTATCTTACAGCTTGGTTGGTGTCAATGGGCTGGTGCTGCTATATTTGCTTGCGGGTGGGTGCATCAGCAACGATGTCATGCAATCTTG AAAATATTTTGTGTTTTCCTACAAATGATCAGGATTGAGTGTAACCAACGGAATATATGTGCACTTCCAGACAGATAA